In the Oceanidesulfovibrio indonesiensis genome, TGCTGGTGCAGCGCTTCAAGGAAGCCTCGGTCAGCCAGGATATGCCCACGGTCAACATCCATGTGGTCGATGCCGCCCAGCTCCCTTCTGATCCGGTGCGGCCCAAGACCTTCCTGTATCTGGCAATCGCTGCGATCTTCGGCCTCGGCATCGGTCTTGGCGTGGCCTTCTTCCTGGAATATCTGGACAATCCACTAAAGACGCACGAGGACGTGAAACGTTGGCTGGCGGCAACGTTGCTCGGCGTCATATCTTTCCCGAAGCGTGTCGAAAGCGATACGCCAGGGTCGCTAGAGTCGGTCACGGACGCAAAGGCGCTGCAGAGCGAGGCGTATCGAAGTCTGCGCACCAGCGTGCTCTTCTCACTTGCGGACCAGGAGCCCA is a window encoding:
- a CDS encoding GNVR domain-containing protein; the encoded protein is LVQRFKEASVSQDMPTVNIHVVDAAQLPSDPVRPKTFLYLAIAAIFGLGIGLGVAFFLEYLDNPLKTHEDVKRWLAATLLGVISFPKRVESDTPGSLESVTDAKALQSEAYRSLRTSVLFSLADQEPKTLQETSTGPGQGKTLTAINLAVTMAQNGSRTVIIDCDLRRPMVHKTMGLHRQRGVSNILANPKEE